From a region of the Microbacterium sp. nov. GSS16 genome:
- a CDS encoding polyprenyl synthetase family protein encodes MRLETAVDPRLDEIIDRFFADRIERADAMGGRYGDLWRRAADATQGGKRLRPRLLLLAHESLGGVEDDSALCAAAAFEVLHTALLMHDDVLDRDLVRRGKPNLAGRFAAAALDDGHAPHTATAWGEASALLAGDLLISGAHVLVADVAHPAAATLHRVIDDALILTAAGEHADVGYAKGVMHAEQEDILRMIEQKTAAYSFAAPLRVGALLAGATDQVVEALEWIGSRLGLLYQLRDDALGVFGAESSTGKSVIGDLREGKRTLLVAFAEGTPEWDAVRPLFGQAPLETSDADRLRAALVSSGAVERMQRVIDGVLHDVLHAIAIAPLPTGLRAELAQIAERCAERQS; translated from the coding sequence ATGAGGCTCGAGACCGCGGTCGACCCACGGCTGGATGAGATCATCGACCGGTTCTTCGCCGACCGCATCGAGCGGGCCGACGCGATGGGCGGGCGCTACGGCGACCTGTGGCGCCGCGCGGCGGACGCCACTCAGGGCGGCAAGCGCCTGCGGCCGCGTCTGCTGCTGCTCGCTCACGAGAGCCTGGGCGGCGTCGAGGACGACTCGGCGCTGTGCGCCGCGGCGGCCTTCGAGGTGCTGCACACCGCTCTTCTCATGCACGACGACGTGCTCGACCGCGATCTGGTGCGCCGCGGGAAGCCCAATCTCGCGGGCCGCTTCGCGGCCGCCGCCCTCGACGACGGCCACGCCCCGCACACCGCGACCGCGTGGGGAGAGGCGTCGGCACTCCTCGCCGGCGACCTGCTGATCAGCGGGGCCCACGTGCTCGTCGCCGACGTGGCCCACCCGGCCGCAGCCACTCTGCACCGGGTGATCGACGACGCCCTGATCCTGACTGCGGCGGGAGAGCACGCCGACGTGGGCTACGCGAAAGGCGTCATGCACGCCGAGCAGGAGGACATCCTGCGGATGATCGAGCAGAAGACCGCCGCGTACTCGTTCGCCGCGCCGCTGCGGGTGGGTGCGCTGCTGGCCGGCGCCACCGACCAGGTCGTCGAGGCGCTGGAGTGGATCGGATCGCGTCTGGGCCTGCTGTACCAGCTGCGCGACGACGCCCTTGGCGTCTTCGGGGCGGAGAGCAGCACGGGCAAGAGCGTCATCGGCGACCTGCGCGAGGGGAAGCGCACGCTGCTCGTCGCCTTCGCGGAGGGCACCCCGGAGTGGGACGCGGTGCGGCCCCTCTTCGGGCAGGCGCCACTCGAGACGTCCGATGCCGATCGGCTGCGCGCCGCGCTGGTGTCCTCCGGAGCGGTCGAGCGGATGCAGCGCGTCATCGACGGCGTGCTTCACGACGTGCTGCATGCGATCGCCATCGCTCCCCTGCCCACCGGGCTGCGCGCCGAGCTCGCGCAGATCGCCGAGCGCTGCGCGGAGCGGCAGTCGTGA
- the idi gene encoding isopentenyl-diphosphate Delta-isomerase, which translates to MTQSPERVILLDDEGNPCGVARKDEVHHGETPLHLAFSCHVRDDEGRLLLTRRALTKRAWPGTWTNAFCGHPGPFEAIPDAVRRRAQEELGLEIADLELELPDFRYRAVDASGIVENEICPVYTARAVGEPQLNPAEAMDARWVSPEDLAAALTAAPWAFSPWLVLQAQQLSATAGTIHATAWRSVA; encoded by the coding sequence GTGACCCAGTCCCCCGAGCGCGTGATCCTTCTCGACGACGAAGGCAACCCCTGCGGTGTCGCCCGCAAAGACGAGGTGCACCATGGGGAGACCCCGCTGCACCTCGCGTTCTCCTGTCACGTGCGTGATGACGAGGGCCGGCTGCTGCTGACCAGACGGGCGCTGACCAAGCGCGCCTGGCCGGGCACGTGGACCAACGCGTTCTGCGGTCACCCCGGCCCGTTCGAGGCGATTCCGGATGCGGTGCGACGCCGCGCCCAGGAGGAGCTCGGTCTCGAGATCGCGGATCTCGAGCTCGAGCTGCCGGACTTCCGCTACCGCGCGGTGGACGCCTCCGGGATCGTGGAGAACGAGATCTGCCCCGTCTACACCGCCCGCGCGGTGGGCGAGCCGCAGCTGAACCCGGCCGAGGCGATGGATGCCCGCTGGGTCAGCCCCGAAGACCTCGCCGCCGCACTCACCGCCGCGCCGTGGGCGTTCAGCCCCTGGCTCGTGCTGCAGGCCCAGCAGCTCTCGGCGACCGCAGGCACCATCCACGCCACCGCGTGGCGGAGCGTCGCATGA
- a CDS encoding MarR family winged helix-turn-helix transcriptional regulator gives MRKIDPSSSPTVVMHDPRLNDPQQELVRTGDLAPAELESVLEVLEAMRRWREAERENSEASQRYMRLGASDMRALRMLIAAGNQALPITPSAMAGHLGISTASTTKLLDRLERGGHIVRRAHPEDRRSLVIEVTEETRHAARATVGREHARRFDVVAELSNEQRRTVADFFDAMAATAERDAV, from the coding sequence ATGCGGAAAATTGATCCGTCCTCCTCGCCGACCGTGGTCATGCACGATCCGCGCCTGAACGACCCCCAGCAGGAGCTCGTGCGCACCGGCGATCTCGCGCCGGCCGAGCTGGAGAGCGTCCTCGAGGTGCTGGAGGCGATGCGCCGCTGGCGCGAGGCCGAGCGGGAGAACAGCGAGGCGTCCCAGCGCTACATGCGGCTGGGGGCGAGTGACATGAGGGCGCTGCGGATGCTCATCGCCGCAGGCAACCAGGCGCTGCCGATCACGCCGAGCGCGATGGCCGGCCATCTCGGCATCTCGACCGCATCCACCACGAAGCTGCTCGACCGCCTGGAGCGCGGCGGTCACATCGTGCGCCGCGCGCATCCCGAGGACCGTCGCAGTCTGGTCATCGAGGTGACCGAGGAGACCCGTCACGCGGCGCGGGCCACGGTCGGTCGCGAGCACGCTCGCCGCTTCGACGTCGTCGCCGAGCTCAGCAACGAGCAGCGCCGCACAGTCGCCGACTTCTTCGACGCGATGGCGGCCACCGCCGAGCGTGACGCTGTGTGA
- a CDS encoding MetQ/NlpA family ABC transporter substrate-binding protein, producing the protein MSRRFITLAAAAAALALATGLAGCASADAGATGSEGADDVVKIGVVGKSDPQWAAFEKAAKDEGIEIELVDFGSYELPNPALTEGEIDLNQFQHVIYLAQYNEAAGEDLVAIGSTQTYPLGLYSSKYDDVKDIAEGETVAVPDDASNQARGLLVLQSAGLIELKDGGSPFSDLSDIDEAKSKVKVTALEAALTPEALPDVAAAIINNDFVEEAGLKFDDALFTDDASDPAAAPYVNIFASRADDADNETYLKLIEIFQTDEAVQKGLAESSGGTGVTVQLSQEDLANTLKTVQKDVADNS; encoded by the coding sequence ATGTCCCGCCGCTTCATCACCCTCGCCGCTGCAGCCGCAGCGCTCGCCCTCGCCACCGGTCTCGCCGGCTGCGCCTCCGCCGACGCCGGAGCGACCGGATCCGAGGGCGCCGATGACGTCGTCAAGATCGGAGTCGTGGGCAAGAGCGACCCGCAGTGGGCCGCATTCGAGAAGGCGGCGAAGGACGAGGGCATCGAGATCGAACTCGTCGACTTCGGGTCGTACGAGCTGCCGAACCCCGCGCTGACCGAGGGCGAGATCGACCTCAACCAGTTCCAGCACGTGATCTACCTCGCCCAGTACAACGAGGCGGCCGGCGAAGACCTGGTGGCCATCGGATCCACGCAGACCTACCCGCTCGGCCTGTACTCGTCGAAGTACGACGACGTGAAGGACATAGCCGAGGGCGAGACCGTCGCCGTCCCCGACGACGCATCCAACCAGGCCCGCGGACTGCTCGTGCTGCAGTCGGCCGGGCTCATCGAGCTCAAGGACGGCGGCTCGCCGTTCTCCGACCTCTCCGACATCGACGAGGCGAAGTCCAAGGTCAAGGTGACCGCTCTCGAGGCGGCGCTGACTCCCGAGGCGCTGCCCGACGTCGCGGCGGCCATCATCAACAACGACTTCGTCGAAGAGGCGGGTCTGAAGTTCGACGACGCGCTGTTCACCGATGACGCGTCCGACCCGGCCGCCGCGCCCTATGTGAACATCTTCGCCTCCCGCGCGGATGATGCCGACAACGAGACCTACCTGAAGCTCATCGAGATCTTCCAGACCGACGAGGCCGTGCAGAAGGGCCTCGCGGAGTCGTCCGGCGGAACAGGCGTGACCGTGCAGCTCTCCCAGGAAGACCTGGCGAACACGCTCAAGACCGTCCAGAAGGACGTCGCTGACAACAGCTGA
- a CDS encoding methionine ABC transporter ATP-binding protein — MPIVSLESVSKRYPSPQRAGEQVTAVDDVTLHIEKGDVYGIIGYSGAGKSTLVRLINALEPATEGRITVDETEVTALSERELRAVRTGIGMIFQQFNLFSAKTVRANIAYPLKLAGWSKADIDARVTELLSFVGLSDKARSYPEQLSGGQKQRVGIARALATRPAILLADEATSALDPETTHEVLALLKRVNEEQGVTIVVITHEMDVIQTIATKVAVMDRGRVIEQGDVFEVFSAPRHPASQRFVGTVVKGIPSPSERAVLRERHSGRLVTFSFRDGGPSQAQLFVDLAEAGLEFELVFGGINDIRGRAFGHLTLAIRGDEKRIDEALARIGRQVEVTDVDREEER; from the coding sequence ATGCCCATCGTCTCGCTCGAGAGCGTGTCGAAGCGATACCCGTCCCCGCAGCGTGCAGGCGAGCAGGTCACCGCGGTCGATGACGTCACCCTGCACATCGAGAAGGGTGATGTGTACGGCATCATCGGCTACTCGGGAGCCGGCAAGTCCACGCTCGTGCGCCTCATCAACGCCCTGGAGCCCGCCACCGAGGGGCGGATCACCGTCGACGAGACCGAGGTCACCGCGCTCTCCGAGCGCGAGCTGCGCGCCGTGCGCACCGGCATCGGCATGATCTTCCAGCAGTTCAACCTGTTCTCGGCCAAGACCGTGCGTGCCAACATCGCCTACCCGCTGAAGCTCGCTGGCTGGTCGAAGGCCGACATCGATGCGCGCGTCACCGAGCTGCTGTCATTCGTCGGGCTCAGCGACAAGGCGCGCTCGTATCCCGAACAGCTCTCGGGTGGGCAGAAGCAGCGGGTCGGAATCGCCCGCGCACTCGCGACCCGCCCCGCCATCCTGCTCGCCGACGAGGCCACCAGCGCACTCGACCCCGAGACCACACACGAGGTCCTCGCACTGCTCAAGCGGGTCAACGAGGAGCAGGGGGTGACCATCGTGGTCATCACCCACGAGATGGACGTGATCCAGACGATCGCGACGAAAGTCGCCGTCATGGACCGGGGACGGGTGATCGAGCAGGGTGACGTGTTCGAGGTCTTCTCCGCGCCCCGGCATCCGGCGTCGCAGCGCTTCGTCGGGACGGTGGTGAAGGGCATCCCCTCGCCCTCCGAGCGGGCGGTGCTGCGCGAGAGGCACAGCGGCCGACTCGTCACGTTCTCGTTCCGCGATGGCGGGCCCTCGCAGGCGCAGCTCTTCGTCGACCTGGCCGAGGCCGGCCTCGAGTTCGAGCTGGTGTTCGGCGGCATCAACGACATCCGCGGGCGGGCCTTCGGCCACCTGACCCTCGCGATCCGCGGCGACGAGAAGCGCATCGACGAGGCGCTCGCCCGCATCGGCCGCCAGGTCGAGGTCACCGACGTCGATCGGGAGGAGGAGCGCTGA
- a CDS encoding methionine ABC transporter permease: MDRLIELAPEFWQAAVETLYMVSLTLLFGGILGGLIGVGLYLTRPGGMLQNRAVSFVLNLFINFFRPIPFVILITVLIPFSRFVVGSGIGTNAAIVALVVASMFAIGRIVEQHLVGVSPGVIEAARAMGAGPWRTLFTVVIPEALGPLVLGYTFVIVALIDMTAMAGYIGAGGLGNFALTYGRRQFEPVVMWAAVLLIVVFVHFAQTLGTWLARRIMRR; encoded by the coding sequence ATGGATCGTCTCATCGAACTCGCTCCGGAGTTCTGGCAGGCAGCCGTCGAGACGCTGTACATGGTATCGCTGACCCTGCTGTTCGGCGGGATCCTCGGCGGCCTGATCGGCGTGGGCCTGTACCTGACCCGCCCCGGCGGGATGCTGCAGAACCGTGCGGTGTCGTTCGTGCTGAACCTGTTCATCAACTTCTTCCGGCCGATCCCGTTCGTGATCCTCATCACGGTGCTCATTCCGTTCTCGCGCTTCGTGGTGGGCAGCGGCATCGGCACCAACGCCGCGATCGTCGCCCTGGTGGTCGCGTCGATGTTCGCGATCGGCCGCATCGTCGAGCAGCACCTGGTCGGCGTCTCGCCTGGGGTCATCGAGGCCGCGCGCGCGATGGGAGCCGGGCCCTGGCGCACGCTGTTCACCGTCGTGATCCCCGAGGCGCTGGGCCCGCTCGTGCTGGGTTACACCTTCGTGATCGTGGCGCTCATCGACATGACCGCGATGGCCGGGTACATCGGCGCCGGGGGTCTCGGCAACTTCGCCCTCACATACGGGCGTCGTCAGTTCGAGCCGGTCGTGATGTGGGCGGCGGTGCTGCTGATCGTCGTGTTCGTGCACTTCGCGCAGACACTGGGCACGTGGCTCGCGCGCCGGATCATGCGTCGCTGA
- a CDS encoding pseudouridine synthase, translated as MLSPLPVRDGVGATRLHLPLIGPWPTIGEYMAERFFHLDPERLLSRFDRGEIVARDGTPLTRETPLGAHEFVWYYREPPVERDIPFEIEVLHQDRDLVVADKPHFLPTTPGGKYLQNSALVRLRNLLGIPELTPIHRLDRATAGLLMFSTRPETRGAYQLLFERRQVEKVYEAVSALPADWDPVSPALAGLPFPIVYRNHIEKLRAHVCVKVDHEREPNSETLIELLDFDERVVHTLLRPHSGRMHQLRVHLASLGAGILHDGFYPDLLPEAPDDFTRPLQLLARELRFDDPLSGAPREFTTRRTLQDAPRG; from the coding sequence ATGCTCTCTCCGCTCCCCGTGCGCGACGGCGTCGGGGCGACGCGGCTGCACCTGCCGCTGATCGGCCCGTGGCCGACGATCGGCGAGTACATGGCCGAGCGCTTCTTCCACCTCGATCCCGAGCGCCTGCTGTCGCGCTTCGACCGCGGCGAGATCGTCGCTCGGGACGGCACGCCCCTCACCCGCGAGACCCCCCTGGGCGCGCACGAGTTCGTCTGGTATTACCGTGAGCCGCCCGTCGAGCGCGACATCCCGTTCGAGATCGAGGTGCTGCACCAGGACCGCGACCTCGTCGTGGCCGACAAGCCGCACTTCCTGCCCACCACCCCCGGCGGCAAGTACCTGCAGAACTCCGCGCTGGTGCGGCTGCGCAACCTGCTCGGCATCCCCGAGCTCACCCCCATCCATCGCCTCGACAGGGCGACGGCGGGTCTGCTGATGTTCTCGACCCGACCCGAGACGCGCGGCGCGTATCAGCTGCTCTTCGAGCGGCGGCAGGTCGAGAAGGTGTACGAGGCCGTGTCGGCGCTGCCCGCCGATTGGGATCCCGTGTCCCCCGCTCTGGCCGGTCTGCCGTTCCCGATCGTGTACCGCAACCACATCGAGAAGCTGCGCGCCCACGTGTGCGTGAAGGTCGATCACGAGCGCGAGCCGAACTCCGAGACGCTCATCGAGCTGCTGGACTTCGACGAGCGCGTCGTCCACACGCTGCTTCGCCCGCATTCGGGACGCATGCACCAGCTGCGCGTGCACCTCGCGTCGCTCGGCGCGGGCATCCTGCACGACGGCTTCTACCCCGACCTGCTGCCCGAGGCGCCCGACGACTTCACCCGGCCGCTGCAGCTGCTCGCCCGCGAGCTGCGCTTCGACGATCCGCTCAGCGGTGCGCCTCGCGAGTTCACCACCCGGCGCACCCTGCAGGACGCCCCGCGCGGCTGA
- a CDS encoding MarR family winged helix-turn-helix transcriptional regulator: protein MSEADEVDRIVGAWNTQRPDLDFSPLEVLSRMDRLSRHLDRARREVFRRSDIEPWEWDVLSALRRAGAPFQLSPKQLLQQTLVSSGTMTNRIDRLVGRRFVRRESDPQDGRSVLVTLTDEGRVRVDAAITRLVDAEAVLLQALPRTDRDRLAGLLRKLSLSFDS, encoded by the coding sequence ATGAGCGAGGCGGATGAGGTCGACCGGATCGTCGGCGCCTGGAACACCCAGCGCCCCGATCTGGACTTCTCGCCCCTCGAGGTGCTCTCGCGCATGGACCGTCTCTCGCGCCACCTCGACCGAGCACGACGCGAGGTGTTCCGACGCAGCGACATCGAGCCGTGGGAGTGGGACGTGCTCTCCGCGCTTCGCCGCGCCGGTGCGCCGTTCCAGCTCTCACCCAAGCAGCTGCTGCAGCAGACGCTCGTCTCGAGCGGCACGATGACGAACCGCATCGACCGTCTCGTGGGGCGCCGGTTCGTGCGCCGCGAGTCCGATCCGCAGGACGGACGCAGCGTGCTGGTCACCCTCACCGACGAGGGACGGGTGCGGGTGGATGCCGCGATCACCCGCCTCGTCGACGCCGAGGCCGTGCTGCTGCAGGCGCTCCCCCGCACCGACCGCGATCGGCTGGCGGGACTGCTGCGCAAACTCAGTCTGAGCTTCGACTCGTGA
- the glmU gene encoding bifunctional UDP-N-acetylglucosamine diphosphorylase/glucosamine-1-phosphate N-acetyltransferase GlmU, translating into MTQNNLAIIVLAAGQGTRMKSRRPKVLHEIAGRPLVGHVLTTARSLGASHIEVVVRHEREQVVSALAGDYPDAVFVDQDDVPGTGRAVQVAIDALPDDFDGDVLVLSGDCPLADADTLSSFLDEHRASGAPATLMTAVVDDPTGYGRVIRDADGGVDRIVEQKDASDDEASVREINAGMYAFRSETLRRYLPEIGVDNAQGEMYLTDVPGLLRRDGDRVAASVVSDVTVTFGVNDRAQLALVGRLLNQRIVRRWQREGVTIVDPETTWIDDDAKLAPDVTILPNTQILGATVIAEGATVGPDTTLVDCEVGEDAVIKRTDANLAVIGACATVGPFSFLRPGTVLGAGGKIGAYVETKNAEIGENSKVPHLSYVGDATIGRGVNLGASTITANYDDVNKHRTVVGDEVHTGSHTVLVAPVRLGAGAKTGAGAVVRKDVPAGALAMSVAPQRNIDGWVEKNRAGTGAADAAARERSAE; encoded by the coding sequence ATGACGCAGAACAATCTCGCCATCATCGTGCTCGCCGCAGGCCAGGGCACCCGCATGAAGTCCCGCCGCCCCAAGGTGCTGCACGAGATCGCCGGTCGCCCTCTGGTGGGTCACGTGCTCACGACGGCGCGTTCGCTGGGCGCCTCGCACATCGAGGTGGTCGTGCGGCACGAGCGCGAGCAGGTGGTCAGCGCGCTCGCCGGCGACTACCCCGATGCCGTCTTCGTCGACCAGGACGACGTTCCGGGCACCGGCCGCGCCGTGCAGGTCGCCATCGACGCACTGCCCGATGACTTCGACGGCGACGTGCTCGTGCTCTCCGGCGACTGCCCGCTCGCCGACGCCGACACCCTGTCGTCCTTCCTCGACGAGCACCGCGCATCCGGTGCGCCCGCGACGCTGATGACTGCCGTCGTCGACGACCCGACCGGCTACGGGCGCGTCATCCGCGACGCCGACGGCGGGGTCGATCGCATCGTCGAGCAGAAGGATGCCAGCGACGACGAGGCATCGGTCCGTGAGATCAATGCCGGGATGTACGCGTTCCGCTCCGAGACGCTGCGCCGCTACCTGCCCGAGATCGGCGTCGACAATGCGCAGGGCGAGATGTACCTCACCGACGTGCCCGGCCTGCTGCGCCGCGACGGCGACCGCGTGGCGGCATCCGTCGTCTCCGACGTCACGGTGACCTTCGGCGTCAACGACCGTGCGCAGCTCGCGCTCGTGGGCCGCCTGCTCAACCAGCGCATCGTGCGCCGCTGGCAGCGCGAGGGCGTCACGATCGTCGACCCCGAGACCACGTGGATCGACGACGATGCGAAGCTCGCCCCAGACGTCACCATCCTGCCCAATACGCAGATCCTCGGCGCCACGGTCATAGCCGAGGGCGCCACCGTCGGGCCCGACACCACGCTGGTGGACTGCGAGGTCGGCGAGGATGCCGTGATCAAGCGCACCGACGCGAACCTCGCGGTCATCGGCGCATGTGCCACCGTCGGCCCGTTCTCGTTCCTGCGGCCGGGCACTGTGCTGGGCGCGGGCGGCAAGATCGGCGCCTACGTCGAGACGAAGAACGCCGAGATCGGCGAGAACAGCAAGGTGCCGCACCTGTCGTACGTGGGAGACGCGACGATCGGCCGCGGCGTCAACCTCGGCGCCAGCACGATCACCGCGAACTACGACGACGTCAACAAGCACCGCACGGTGGTCGGCGATGAGGTGCACACCGGGTCGCACACCGTGCTCGTCGCGCCCGTTAGGCTGGGAGCCGGTGCGAAGACCGGTGCCGGTGCTGTCGTCCGCAAGGACGTGCCCGCGGGCGCCCTGGCCATGAGCGTCGCCCCCCAGCGCAACATCGACGGGTGGGTCGAGAAGAACAGAGCAGGCACGGGTGCAGCCGACGCGGCGGCCCGCGAACGATCGGCGGAATAG
- a CDS encoding ribose-phosphate diphosphokinase, with amino-acid sequence MGNKKKKVALERENGVAPGLIAKTKKRLVVAGGRSHPELTAAVAAALGQEAAPVEHRTFASGEIYARFEVSIRGCDLFIVQSFGEPVNEWLMETLIMLDAAKRASAKRITVVAPYYPYSRQDKKGRGREPISARLVADMLKAAGADRVMSVDLHAAQIQGFFDGPVDHLFAKPVLLEHFEGTLTAEDRETLTIVSPDMGRVRVADTWSDSLGAPLAIIHKRRDPKVANQVSVHEIVGAVEGRTCLLVDDMIDTGGTIVKAAQALKANGARKVIVAATHAVFSDPASERLQDASIDQVVITDTIPFTESRRWDGLTILPIAPLLATAIKQVFEDGSVTSMFGGDA; translated from the coding sequence ATGGGCAACAAGAAGAAGAAGGTCGCACTCGAGCGCGAGAACGGGGTCGCACCCGGTCTGATCGCGAAGACGAAGAAGCGCCTCGTCGTCGCCGGCGGGCGCTCGCACCCCGAGCTGACGGCGGCGGTCGCTGCGGCCCTCGGCCAGGAGGCGGCCCCCGTCGAGCACCGCACGTTCGCCTCCGGTGAGATCTACGCCCGCTTCGAGGTCTCGATCCGCGGCTGCGACCTGTTCATCGTGCAGTCCTTCGGCGAGCCGGTGAACGAGTGGCTCATGGAGACCCTGATCATGCTCGACGCCGCCAAGCGCGCCTCGGCCAAGCGCATCACGGTCGTCGCCCCGTACTACCCGTACTCCCGGCAGGACAAGAAGGGTCGCGGGCGCGAGCCGATCTCGGCGCGGCTCGTGGCCGACATGCTCAAGGCCGCCGGCGCCGACCGCGTGATGAGCGTCGACCTGCACGCCGCGCAGATCCAGGGCTTCTTCGACGGCCCGGTCGACCACCTGTTCGCCAAGCCCGTGCTGCTCGAGCACTTCGAGGGCACGCTGACCGCCGAGGACCGCGAGACTCTCACGATCGTCTCTCCCGACATGGGCCGCGTGCGCGTGGCCGACACCTGGTCGGACAGCCTCGGCGCACCGCTCGCGATCATCCATAAGCGCCGCGACCCCAAGGTCGCCAACCAGGTCTCGGTGCACGAGATCGTCGGCGCGGTCGAGGGCCGCACCTGCCTGCTCGTCGACGACATGATCGACACCGGCGGCACGATCGTCAAGGCGGCGCAGGCGCTGAAGGCGAACGGCGCCCGCAAGGTGATCGTCGCGGCCACGCACGCCGTCTTCAGCGACCCGGCATCCGAGCGCCTGCAGGACGCGTCGATCGATCAGGTGGTCATCACCGACACGATCCCGTTCACCGAGTCGCGACGGTGGGACGGGCTCACCATCCTTCCGATCGCGCCTCTGCTCGCCACCGCGATCAAGCAGGTCTTCGAAGACGGCTCGGTCACAAGCATGTTCGGTGGAGACGCCTGA
- a CDS encoding FMN-binding protein, with protein sequence MPEAGGMNVHPAARTGTALLGVVGALVLAGCSGAADADTTKPDPSPLSTDATAPYADGTYTAEGSYRTPETVETIEVTLTIADDTVTGVEVTGDPLAPESKNYQGQFIAGISDVVVGKKLDDLQVDRVAGSSLTSGGFDQAVVKIKDEAAAAAE encoded by the coding sequence ATGCCCGAAGCTGGAGGCATGAACGTGCATCCCGCCGCCCGCACCGGAACCGCTCTGCTCGGCGTCGTCGGCGCGCTCGTGCTCGCCGGATGCTCGGGCGCCGCAGACGCGGACACGACGAAGCCCGACCCCTCCCCGCTGAGCACCGACGCGACCGCCCCTTATGCCGACGGCACCTATACGGCAGAGGGCTCGTACCGCACGCCCGAGACGGTCGAGACGATCGAGGTGACCCTGACGATCGCCGATGACACGGTCACCGGCGTCGAGGTGACCGGCGATCCGCTGGCACCGGAGTCGAAGAACTATCAGGGGCAGTTCATCGCCGGCATATCGGACGTCGTAGTGGGGAAGAAGCTCGACGACCTGCAGGTCGACCGGGTGGCCGGATCCTCCCTCACCAGCGGCGGATTCGACCAGGCCGTGGTCAAGATCAAGGACGAGGCCGCCGCAGCGGCCGAGTGA
- a CDS encoding FAD:protein FMN transferase: MHSWRFDAIGTHWEIETALPLDGSTRESVGGIVAAFDATWSRFRGDSVVSSLRAGGGRAMLTPSAADDAAALFPVYRDLGRATDGGVNPLIGSALDALGYDAALSLRPGAPQPARDEWEPVLRWDDTSLELDEPAVIDVGAAGKGRLVDLVSEALAHLSGRVTVDGSGDMRVRGGTARVALEHPYDPTSAIGVAEVTDAALCASAVTRRAWGDGLHHVLDARTGLPVRTWVATWALAHDALHADAAATGLFFDGGPGLADRWGVQWVRMSSDGRVERSPGFPGELFTAPGR; encoded by the coding sequence ATGCACTCGTGGCGCTTCGACGCCATCGGCACGCACTGGGAGATCGAGACCGCCCTGCCGCTGGACGGCTCGACTCGAGAGTCCGTCGGCGGGATCGTCGCGGCTTTCGACGCGACCTGGTCGCGCTTCCGCGGCGACTCCGTCGTCTCCTCGCTGCGCGCCGGCGGTGGCAGGGCGATGCTGACCCCGTCCGCCGCGGATGACGCTGCGGCGCTGTTCCCGGTGTATCGCGACCTCGGTCGCGCGACCGACGGCGGCGTGAACCCGCTGATCGGATCGGCGCTCGATGCGCTCGGCTACGACGCCGCGCTTTCGCTGCGCCCCGGGGCGCCGCAGCCGGCTCGGGACGAGTGGGAGCCGGTGCTGCGCTGGGATGACACGTCTCTGGAACTCGATGAGCCGGCCGTCATCGACGTCGGTGCGGCGGGGAAGGGGAGACTGGTCGACCTCGTCAGCGAGGCCCTGGCGCACCTCTCGGGACGCGTGACGGTCGACGGCAGCGGCGACATGCGCGTGCGCGGGGGAACAGCCAGGGTCGCGCTCGAGCACCCGTACGATCCGACTTCAGCGATCGGAGTGGCCGAGGTGACGGATGCCGCGCTGTGCGCCTCTGCTGTCACACGCCGCGCGTGGGGTGACGGGCTGCACCACGTGCTGGACGCGCGCACGGGCCTGCCGGTGCGCACCTGGGTGGCGACCTGGGCGCTCGCCCACGACGCCCTGCACGCCGACGCGGCGGCGACGGGGCTGTTCTTCGACGGCGGCCCCGGCCTCGCCGACCGCTGGGGCGTGCAGTGGGTGCGGATGTCGAGCGACGGGCGCGTCGAGCGCTCACCCGGCTTTCCGGGTGAGCTGTTCACCGCGCCCGGCCGCTGA